The nucleotide sequence TTACAAATGGTGAAATGGCATCTTTCTATTGTATTACTGCTATAACAGATAAAGAAAAAGGTTTAAAAGGAATCTCTATGTTCTTTGTAGAAAAAGGAACTAAGGGATTAAGTACTGGAAAACATGAAGATAAAATGGGTATTAGAACATCTAATACTTGTGATGTAGTCTTAGAAGATTGTAGAGTTCCAGCTAGTGCTTTACTTGGTAAAGAAGGAGAAGGATTTACTATTGCAATGAAAACTTTAGACCAAGCTAGATCTTGGATAGCTTGTATTGCTGTTGGAATTGCTCAAAGAGGAATACAAGAAGCTATAACATATGGTAAAGAAAGAATTCAATTTGGAAAACCTATAATTAAGAATCAAGCATTACAATTTAAAATTGCAGATATGGAAATAAAAACTGAAACTGCAAGACAAATGGTCGCACATGCTCTAACAAAAATGGATTTAGGTCTACCTTATGGAAAAGAATCAGCTATTGCTAAATGTTATGCTGGAGATATTGCAATGGAAGTTTCATCTGAAGCTATACAAATTTTTGGTGGATATGGATACAGTAGAGAATATCCAGTTGAAAAATTGTTAAGAGATGCTAAAATTTTCCAAATCTTTGAAGGTACTAATGAAATTCAAAGAATTGTAATTGCAAATAATGTAATCGGACGTTAGGAGGAAGTAATGGAAATATTAGTTTGTATAAAACAAGTTGCAGATGACTCTGTTGAAATATTTATGAATGAAAAAACTGGGAAAGCTGCCTTAGAAGGTATTGAAAAAGTAGTAAATGCTTTTGATACTTATGCTTTGGAAATGGCAACTAGATTAAAAGAAGCTAAAGGGGATGCTACTATATCTGTTCTTTCTCTAGGTGGAGAAGATGTAACAAATAGTTTAAAAAACTGTTTGGCTGTTGGTGCAGATGAAGCTTTCTATGTTAAAGATGAAGCTTATCAAGAAAAAGATGCTGTTATAGTGGCTGAAGCTTTAAGTAAAGCTATTAAAAATATCGAAGAAAAAAGAGCTAAAAAATTCGATATTATCTTCTGTGGAAAAGAAACTACTGATTTTGCAACTGGACAAGTTGGAATCATGTTAGCAAATGAATTAAATTATGGAATAGTAACTAATTTAGTTGACATAGACACAGAGGCTACAAAGGTTATTGCTAAAAAAGAAACTGAAACAGGCTATGAAAAGGTTGAACTAGCTTCTCCTTGTATAGTGACTGTAAATAAACCTAATTATGAACCTCGTTATCCAACAATAAAAAGTAAAATGGCTGCCAGAAAAAAAGAAATTACTGAAATTTCTGTTGAAGTAGCTAGTGAAAGTGCAATGAAAGAAGTTAAACTATTTTCACCACCAAAAAGACAAGCAGGAGTGAAAATAAAAACTGGAACTGCTGAAGAAATGGTTGCACAAGCTATGCAAAAAATGTTGGAAGCAAAAGTATTTTAGGAGGTTATAAGATGGAAAGAAATATAATGGTGTATATAGAAACAGTTGATAACTCTCCTGTTGTTGTATCTTTAGAAGCTATAGCTCTAGCTAAAAAAGTTTCAAAAGAAAATAATAAAAAAGTTATTGCTGTTTTAGTTGGAGAAAATTTAGATGAAGTAGCTAAAAAATGCTTTGAGTGTGGAGCTGATGAAGTTCTTTACTTAGAAGAAAACAAAAAAGAATTAGAAGCTATTGGAAATGCTTTAATAGTTGCAAAAGAAAAATATAATCCTTCTATTATTTTCTTAGGTTCAACTTTAAATGGAAAAGATTTAGCTAACATCATAGCAAGTGATTTAAAAGTCCCTGCATCTGTTGATGTAGTAGCTGTAAAATATGAAAATGATAAATATTTTATGACACTTCCAATGTATGGTGGAAATATCCTAAAAGAAGTGACTTTTGAAGGTGATAAAACATTAGTTGTTGCAGTTCGTTCAGGAGCTTGTAAAAAAGAAATAATTGAAGGAGCTTCAGGAGAAGTTATAAAAGAAAAAGTGTGTGAAAAGAATCTATTTACAAAAATAGCAGAAATAGTTCAAGAAATATCTGAATCAGTTAACTTAGAAGAAGCTGAGATTATAGTTTCTGGTGGTAGAGGTATGGGAAGTAAAGAAAACTTTGAGCTTGTAAAACAATTAGCTGATGTATGTGGTGGAGTTGTTGGAGCAACAAGACCTGCAACAGAGGATGAATGGATCCCACGTTCTCACCAAGTTGGACAATCTGGTAAAATTGTTGCACCAAAATTATATATAGCTTGTGGTATATCAGGGGCAACTCAACATATTTCTGGAATAATGGGTTCAGATTATATTGTAGCAATAAATAAAGATGAAGATGCACCTATTTTTGATGTTGCTGATATTGGAATTGTAGGAAATGTTATGGATATAATTCCACTTATGATAGAAGAAATCAAAAAAGTAAAAGCTTAAAAATTATTTCATAGTAAGAACTATTATTAATATAATAGTTCTTACTTATAAGTAGGAGGCAATTTGTATGGGACAATGGATTATTATTTTAGCACTTGCTCTTATTGGGCAATTTGTTAGTGACCTTATTTCTTTTCCAATTCCGAAAACAATTATTGCATCTATAATATTATTCTTGCTTTTGGAATTTAAAGTTTTAAAGGTTGAATATTTTAAAGGAGTTTTAGCTGGTTGTAAAAAATATTTAGCTTTCCTTTTCCTTCCTGTTGGTGTTGGAATTATGACACAATTAAATTCTGCACCAGCTATGGTTTATGTAAAAGTATTACTTATTATGATAATTAGTACAATTTTAATAATGTTAGTTACAGGATTAATAGCTGACTTTATTATAAAGGTACAAGAAAAAATATTAGGTAATAAGGACGAAAAGGAGGCTAAAAATGAGTGATATAATACATAATATTATTTTTAGCCCATTCTTTGGGATAATACTATCTTTAGTAACTTATGAAATAGGAAAGTACTTATTTGGAAAAACAAAGTCTATATTTTGTAACCCTCTTTTAATAGGAATTCTTTTATCAATACTCTTTTTACTATGTTTTGATATTCCATTTGAGGCTTATAACAAAGGTGGAAGTATTATTAAACTATTTATAAGTCCTGTTGAAAGTGTTATAATAGGAGTTGCTTTATATGAACAATTCCAAATTTTAAAAAGAAACTGGTTCCCTATTTTACTTTCAACTGTCTTAGGAAGTACTTTTTCAATTATCATTTTATATATATTAGGAAAAGTTTTTGCACTTCCT is from Fusobacterium periodonticum 1_1_41FAA and encodes:
- a CDS encoding electron transfer flavoprotein subunit alpha/FixB family protein is translated as MERNIMVYIETVDNSPVVVSLEAIALAKKVSKENNKKVIAVLVGENLDEVAKKCFECGADEVLYLEENKKELEAIGNALIVAKEKYNPSIIFLGSTLNGKDLANIIASDLKVPASVDVVAVKYENDKYFMTLPMYGGNILKEVTFEGDKTLVVAVRSGACKKEIIEGASGEVIKEKVCEKNLFTKIAEIVQEISESVNLEEAEIIVSGGRGMGSKENFELVKQLADVCGGVVGATRPATEDEWIPRSHQVGQSGKIVAPKLYIACGISGATQHISGIMGSDYIVAINKDEDAPIFDVADIGIVGNVMDIIPLMIEEIKKVKA
- a CDS encoding acyl-CoA dehydrogenase family protein codes for the protein MAYLISEEAQDLLKDVKKFCDNEVREQCKEYDKSGEWPKEIYDKAIEQGYQALEVPEEFGGPGLSRVDVAALIEEMAIADAGFATTISASGLAMKPVLIAGSHDQKQKMCDLVLEGGLGAFCLTEPGAGSDASAGRTTAVKDGDEYVLNGRKCFITNGEMASFYCITAITDKEKGLKGISMFFVEKGTKGLSTGKHEDKMGIRTSNTCDVVLEDCRVPASALLGKEGEGFTIAMKTLDQARSWIACIAVGIAQRGIQEAITYGKERIQFGKPIIKNQALQFKIADMEIKTETARQMVAHALTKMDLGLPYGKESAIAKCYAGDIAMEVSSEAIQIFGGYGYSREYPVEKLLRDAKIFQIFEGTNEIQRIVIANNVIGR
- a CDS encoding CidA/LrgA family protein, yielding MGQWIIILALALIGQFVSDLISFPIPKTIIASIILFLLLEFKVLKVEYFKGVLAGCKKYLAFLFLPVGVGIMTQLNSAPAMVYVKVLLIMIISTILIMLVTGLIADFIIKVQEKILGNKDEKEAKNE
- a CDS encoding LrgB family protein — its product is MSDIIHNIIFSPFFGIILSLVTYEIGKYLFGKTKSIFCNPLLIGILLSILFLLCFDIPFEAYNKGGSIIKLFISPVESVIIGVALYEQFQILKRNWFPILLSTVLGSTFSIIILYILGKVFALPDDIFYATLPKSVTTAIALDIATKFGWNEALIPMMTVSTGIIGAVIAPLVAKFIKSPVAKGLAIGTSSHAVGTSKAIEMGEVEGAMSGLALSLAAISTSFIIPILLTTIFKII
- a CDS encoding electron transfer flavoprotein subunit beta/FixA family protein, producing the protein MEILVCIKQVADDSVEIFMNEKTGKAALEGIEKVVNAFDTYALEMATRLKEAKGDATISVLSLGGEDVTNSLKNCLAVGADEAFYVKDEAYQEKDAVIVAEALSKAIKNIEEKRAKKFDIIFCGKETTDFATGQVGIMLANELNYGIVTNLVDIDTEATKVIAKKETETGYEKVELASPCIVTVNKPNYEPRYPTIKSKMAARKKEITEISVEVASESAMKEVKLFSPPKRQAGVKIKTGTAEEMVAQAMQKMLEAKVF